From the genome of Deinococcus sp. JMULE3, one region includes:
- a CDS encoding phage holin family protein → MEERKSMGGALVDVFDAGVTLVKSEISAVARKAGQIAKAKGIGAVLLLAATGPLILGLVFIILAVFYGLMRLGLGAWAAALIIAILSFVVTGALIFMGIKKLGADVHMDEPRTRRDSMDDHTPSQPVNPVPAPSGSNAARDSHNSSGPKVELRRDAQEHAAGETRVLHEADGVATVRTEEGTVNVPVYESKPGGEASHYGSGLNKKLSGHHDHDPNLQEPKVLKDAPGISVSTTPTFREDMQKGGK, encoded by the coding sequence ATGGAAGAACGCAAGAGCATGGGAGGCGCCCTGGTCGACGTATTCGACGCGGGCGTGACCCTCGTCAAATCGGAGATCAGCGCCGTCGCCCGCAAGGCCGGTCAGATCGCCAAAGCCAAGGGCATCGGCGCGGTGCTGCTGCTGGCCGCCACCGGTCCCCTCATCCTGGGTCTGGTCTTCATCATCCTGGCCGTGTTCTACGGCCTGATGCGCCTGGGCCTGGGCGCCTGGGCCGCCGCGCTGATCATCGCGATCCTGAGCTTCGTCGTGACCGGCGCCCTGATCTTCATGGGCATCAAGAAACTCGGCGCGGACGTCCACATGGACGAACCCCGCACCCGGAGGGACAGCATGGACGACCACACCCCCAGCCAGCCCGTCAATCCCGTCCCCGCGCCCAGCGGCAGCAACGCCGCGCGCGACTCGCACAACAGCAGCGGCCCGAAGGTCGAACTGCGCCGCGACGCCCAGGAGCACGCTGCCGGTGAGACCCGCGTCCTGCACGAAGCCGACGGCGTCGCCACCGTCCGCACCGAGGAGGGCACCGTCAACGTGCCCGTGTACGAGAGCAAACCCGGCGGGGAAGCCTCCCACTACGGCAGCGGGCTGAACAAGAAACTCAGCGGGCACCACGACCACGACCCCAACCTGCAGGAACCCAAGGTGCTCAAGGACGCCCCCGGGATCAGCGTCAGCACCACCCCCACCTTCCGCGAGGACATGCAGAAAGGCGGCAAGTGA
- the purU gene encoding formyltetrahydrofolate deformylase: MTVPPAALDPLNTAVLTITCPDRGGIVAAVSQFLHNHGANILHSDQHSTDPAGGTFFMRMEFHLAGLDLARDQFERAFATVVAAPFGMEWRVAYTTEPKRMALLVSRYDHCFLDLLWRKRRGELNIEIPLIISNHDDLRRDAEMFGIPFHVVPVTKDTKAEAEAEQVRLMHEAGADFAVLARYMQILSGDFLRAFGRPVINIHHSFLPAFVGANPYRAAFNRGVKLIGATSHYVTEELDAGPIIAQDVIPVTHRETPDSLMRIGRDVERQVLARAVKAHVEDRVLVYGNKTVVF, from the coding sequence ATGACGGTGCCACCAGCCGCGCTCGACCCCCTGAACACCGCCGTCCTGACGATCACCTGCCCCGACCGGGGCGGGATCGTCGCGGCCGTCTCGCAGTTCCTGCACAACCACGGCGCGAACATCCTGCACAGCGACCAGCACAGCACCGACCCGGCGGGCGGAACGTTCTTCATGCGCATGGAATTCCACCTCGCGGGCCTGGACCTCGCCCGGGACCAGTTCGAGCGGGCCTTCGCGACCGTCGTCGCCGCGCCCTTCGGGATGGAGTGGCGCGTCGCGTACACCACGGAACCCAAACGCATGGCGCTGCTCGTCAGCCGCTACGACCACTGCTTCCTGGACCTGCTGTGGCGCAAGCGCCGGGGCGAACTGAACATCGAGATTCCGCTGATCATCAGCAACCACGATGACCTGCGCCGCGACGCGGAGATGTTCGGCATTCCCTTCCACGTCGTGCCCGTCACGAAGGACACCAAGGCCGAGGCGGAAGCCGAGCAGGTCCGCCTGATGCACGAGGCGGGCGCGGACTTCGCCGTGCTGGCCCGCTACATGCAGATCCTCAGCGGGGACTTCCTGCGCGCATTCGGGCGGCCCGTGATCAACATTCACCACTCGTTCCTCCCGGCGTTCGTCGGCGCGAACCCCTACCGCGCGGCGTTCAACCGGGGCGTGAAACTCATCGGCGCGACCAGCCACTACGTCACCGAGGAACTCGACGCCGGGCCGATCATCGCGCAGGACGTCATTCCCGTCACGCACCGCGAGACGCCCGACAGCCTGATGCGGATCGGGCGGGACGTGGAACGGCAGGTGCTGGCCCGCGCCGTGAAGGCGCACGTGGAAGACCGCGTGCTCGTGTACGGCAACAAGACCGTCGTGTTCTGA
- a CDS encoding FAD-dependent oxidoreductase, whose protein sequence is MNAPAPRSPVTRVVVVGGGYVGLDACRALRRGARRQLARGEVQVTVVNPTPYHTFHGFTGEALGGQLALSRTLTPLRPLLPGTEVVQGTVTRVDLTMQRVQVRVPGAEATWLPFDHLILGVGSVDPFGRVPGLREHGWTLKRPQDMQAFRAQVGLRFAARTPTTINVIGGGYAGVEMAAALRERQQREGLPGDVHLISAGGVLDTLPPELAGLRAHARASLEALGVQLHEHTRVQAVEPLGARLEGGTLRRADLTLLAAGIAHTALPGTEGLPRDERGRLLTDEFLRVTGCHNVWAGGDAACVRQPRGEDPANALYAMKHGQCIGRNVARSVRRLPLRPFRYGGLGQSASLGRWNAITELRGVTFTGPVAWLMRLLFFTWFMPSKAQGGRVLRDLLRPPATPHAPLTVPDAMSAAD, encoded by the coding sequence GTGAACGCCCCCGCTCCCCGAAGTCCGGTCACGCGGGTGGTCGTCGTGGGCGGCGGGTACGTGGGCCTGGACGCCTGCCGGGCCCTGCGGCGCGGCGCGCGGCGGCAGCTGGCACGGGGCGAGGTGCAGGTCACGGTCGTGAATCCCACCCCGTACCACACCTTCCACGGGTTCACGGGCGAGGCGCTGGGCGGGCAGCTGGCCCTGTCGCGCACGCTGACGCCCCTGCGGCCCCTGCTGCCCGGCACAGAGGTCGTGCAGGGCACGGTCACGCGGGTGGACCTGACCATGCAGCGCGTGCAGGTGCGCGTCCCGGGCGCGGAGGCGACGTGGCTGCCGTTCGATCACCTGATCCTGGGAGTGGGCTCCGTGGACCCGTTCGGGCGCGTGCCGGGCCTGCGCGAGCACGGCTGGACGCTGAAACGCCCGCAGGACATGCAGGCGTTCCGCGCGCAGGTCGGGCTGCGGTTCGCCGCGCGCACCCCCACGACGATCAACGTGATCGGCGGCGGGTACGCCGGCGTCGAGATGGCCGCCGCGCTGCGTGAACGCCAGCAGCGCGAGGGCCTGCCGGGCGACGTGCACCTGATCAGCGCCGGAGGGGTGCTGGACACCCTCCCGCCCGAACTGGCGGGACTGCGCGCCCACGCCCGCGCGTCCCTGGAGGCGCTGGGCGTGCAGCTGCACGAGCACACCCGCGTGCAGGCCGTCGAACCGCTCGGCGCGCGCCTGGAGGGCGGCACGCTGCGCCGCGCGGACCTCACGCTGCTGGCCGCCGGGATCGCGCACACCGCCCTGCCCGGCACGGAAGGACTGCCCCGCGACGAACGGGGCCGCCTGCTGACCGACGAGTTCCTGCGCGTGACCGGCTGCCATAACGTCTGGGCCGGTGGGGACGCGGCGTGCGTCCGCCAGCCGCGCGGCGAGGACCCGGCGAACGCCCTGTACGCCATGAAACACGGCCAGTGCATCGGCCGGAACGTGGCCCGCAGCGTGCGCCGCCTGCCGCTGCGGCCCTTCCGGTACGGCGGGCTGGGGCAGAGTGCCAGCCTGGGCCGCTGGAACGCCATCACCGAACTGCGCGGCGTGACCTTCACCGGACCGGTCGCGTGGCTGATGCGCCTGCTGTTCTTCACGTGGTTCATGCCCAGCAAAGCGCAGGGAGGACGGGTCCTCCGGGACCTGCTGCGGCCCCCCGCCACCCCGCACGCCCCACTGACCGTCCCCGACGCCATGAGCGCCGCCGACTGA
- a CDS encoding semialdehyde dehydrogenase codes for MIPTLFPDRHPVAFLVHPRTDVAADLGGICRPLGWVPNGVYAAALRRLEFPSPVTGTIRFADDPARTAGWLITVPLTPRDLLSGGRRAQRIIGRAVDRAAQLGARTVGLGALTAPATAGGAALRHRTDIGVTNGNAFTAAMTLLGAQRLLDDLPGDALVAVVGATGSVGGCLTRLLAERTPNPLLLVARNEARLRSLRASLPAGRAVATTDLDRVRDADLVILLTSAEDALLGSRHLKRGAVVLDDTQPRNTRPELLLERPDVRIVDGGLVSVPGVQRRGFIGLPPGVAYACLAETLLLGLCGHRGHYSLGSPSPEQATLLLDVARQARHLGFTLAAPHSFGQPVTVTRRFEPPLPAGVVPQDRQRGEVVA; via the coding sequence ATGATCCCCACCCTGTTCCCAGACCGTCACCCCGTCGCGTTCCTCGTTCACCCCCGCACCGACGTCGCCGCCGATCTGGGCGGTATCTGCCGCCCGCTGGGCTGGGTGCCGAACGGCGTGTACGCGGCCGCGCTGCGCCGCCTGGAGTTCCCCAGTCCGGTCACGGGCACGATTCGCTTCGCGGACGACCCGGCCCGCACCGCCGGGTGGCTGATCACGGTGCCCCTGACGCCCCGCGACCTGCTGAGTGGCGGGCGGCGCGCTCAGCGGATCATCGGGCGGGCCGTGGACCGCGCCGCGCAGCTCGGCGCGCGCACCGTCGGGCTGGGCGCCCTGACCGCCCCGGCCACGGCGGGCGGCGCGGCCCTGCGGCACCGGACGGACATCGGCGTGACGAACGGAAACGCGTTCACGGCCGCCATGACCCTGCTGGGCGCACAGCGGCTGCTGGACGACCTGCCGGGCGACGCGCTGGTGGCGGTCGTGGGCGCGACCGGCAGCGTCGGCGGCTGCCTGACGCGGCTGCTCGCCGAGAGAACGCCGAATCCGCTGCTGCTCGTCGCGCGGAACGAGGCGCGGCTGCGGTCCCTGCGGGCCAGTCTCCCGGCCGGGCGGGCGGTCGCCACGACCGACCTGGACCGCGTGCGGGACGCGGACCTCGTGATCCTGCTGACGAGCGCCGAGGACGCCCTGCTGGGCTCCCGGCACCTGAAACGCGGCGCGGTCGTCCTGGACGACACCCAGCCGCGCAACACCCGCCCGGAGCTGCTGCTGGAACGCCCGGACGTGCGGATCGTGGACGGCGGACTGGTCAGCGTGCCCGGCGTGCAGCGGCGCGGGTTCATCGGCCTGCCGCCCGGCGTGGCGTACGCCTGCCTCGCCGAGACGCTCCTGCTGGGCCTGTGCGGGCACCGGGGGCACTACTCGCTGGGCAGCCCCAGTCCCGAGCAGGCGACGCTGCTGCTGGACGTGGCGCGGCAGGCGCGGCACCTGGGGTTCACGCTGGCCGCCCCTCACTCATTCGGGCAGCCGGTCACCGTGACCCGCCGCTTCGAGCCGCCCCTGCCCGCCGGGGTGGTCCCGCAGGACCGCCAGCGGGGCGAGGTGGTCGCGTGA
- a CDS encoding aminopeptidase, whose amino-acid sequence MSADLLPYAPDLHAALLADYCLSAAPGERLLVAGGQEATPLIRAVTRALLTRGARPVVRVDYPGQLEDFAELASDAVLDAIHPADLSDVEALDGSLRVLTPAEPRSVDAARRARLLAANAPVASARARRKWSLTLYPTAYAAAQAGMSEAHFGDFVMRAMFLDRADPVAAWGEVRATQARIIERLTRADVVRIEAPGTDLSLRVGGRTWANSDGKRNMPSGEVFTGPHEDSADGVVTFTVPAEYQGVMVRGARLEFRGGLVVNASADEGEAALHAALDTDPGARRLGELGIGTNGGIQVPTGNILFDEKIGGTVHLAIGKSYPETGGVNASAVHWDLITDLRREGRLSLDGEVVQENGQFLI is encoded by the coding sequence ATGAGTGCAGATCTGCTTCCCTACGCCCCGGACCTTCACGCGGCCCTGCTGGCCGACTACTGCCTGTCGGCCGCGCCGGGCGAGCGCCTGCTGGTCGCCGGGGGGCAGGAGGCGACGCCGCTGATCCGCGCGGTGACGCGGGCGCTGCTCACGCGCGGCGCGCGGCCCGTGGTGCGCGTGGACTACCCGGGGCAGCTGGAGGACTTCGCGGAACTGGCCAGTGACGCGGTGCTGGACGCCATCCACCCGGCGGACCTGTCGGACGTGGAGGCGCTGGACGGCAGCCTGCGCGTCCTGACGCCCGCCGAGCCCCGGAGTGTGGACGCGGCGCGCCGGGCACGGCTGCTCGCGGCGAACGCGCCGGTCGCGTCGGCCCGCGCGCGGAGGAAGTGGAGCCTCACGCTGTACCCGACCGCGTACGCAGCGGCGCAGGCGGGCATGAGCGAGGCGCATTTCGGGGATTTCGTGATGCGCGCCATGTTCCTCGACCGCGCCGACCCGGTGGCCGCCTGGGGTGAGGTCCGCGCGACGCAGGCCCGCATCATCGAGCGCCTGACCCGCGCGGACGTCGTGCGGATCGAGGCGCCCGGCACGGACCTGAGCCTGCGCGTGGGGGGCCGCACCTGGGCGAACAGTGACGGCAAACGCAACATGCCCAGCGGCGAGGTCTTCACCGGCCCGCACGAGGACAGCGCCGATGGCGTCGTGACGTTCACGGTGCCCGCCGAGTACCAGGGCGTGATGGTGCGCGGCGCCCGCCTGGAATTCCGGGGTGGGCTGGTCGTGAACGCCAGTGCCGACGAGGGCGAGGCCGCCCTGCACGCCGCGCTGGACACCGATCCCGGTGCGCGGCGACTGGGCGAACTGGGCATCGGCACGAACGGGGGGATTCAGGTGCCGACCGGGAACATCCTGTTCGACGAGAAGATCGGCGGGACCGTGCACCTCGCGATCGGCAAGAGTTACCCGGAGACCGGCGGCGTGAACGCCAGCGCCGTGCACTGGGACCTGATCACCGACCTGCGACGGGAGGGCCGACTGAGCCTGGACGGCGAGGTCGTGCAGGAGAACGGACAGTTCCTGATCTGA
- a CDS encoding NADPH:quinone oxidoreductase family protein produces MTDSQTAATPQASMRAIRVERLGPPDVMQLQDAPVPSPAPGEVRVRVEAVGINFADALAVAGEYLTRTRVPYTPGMEFAGIVDALGEGVQGVQVGTRVAALGGSGAMAEYATVPAAALIPVPQSLSGAQAAAFPVSYFTAYHGLKTLGRGEAGEWVLVQAAAGALGTASIQLAKAMGMNVIALASTDEKLDIARTLGADVTILQDDPDRVKKVRDAAGGKGVPLILEVVGGKRFQESLDMAASRGRIIVIGNASREQANLRPVELMKRNLTVTGLWLTSLMSDAPATQEAARALADLVGSGKVVPQVGPTYALDQSVQAFTDLLNRRTTGKVIIEPGR; encoded by the coding sequence ATGACCGACAGTCAGACTGCCGCCACCCCGCAGGCCAGCATGCGCGCCATCCGCGTGGAACGCCTCGGGCCGCCCGACGTCATGCAGCTTCAGGACGCGCCCGTCCCCTCCCCCGCCCCCGGCGAGGTCCGCGTGCGGGTCGAGGCGGTCGGCATCAACTTCGCCGACGCGCTGGCCGTCGCCGGGGAGTACCTCACCCGCACCCGCGTGCCGTACACGCCCGGCATGGAATTCGCCGGGATCGTGGACGCCCTGGGTGAAGGCGTGCAGGGCGTGCAGGTCGGCACGCGCGTCGCCGCGCTGGGCGGCAGCGGCGCCATGGCCGAGTACGCCACCGTGCCCGCCGCCGCGCTGATCCCCGTCCCGCAATCCCTCAGCGGCGCGCAGGCCGCCGCGTTCCCCGTGTCGTACTTCACCGCGTACCACGGCCTGAAGACCCTCGGGCGCGGCGAGGCCGGCGAGTGGGTGCTCGTGCAGGCCGCCGCCGGGGCGCTGGGCACCGCCAGCATCCAGCTCGCCAAGGCCATGGGCATGAACGTCATCGCGCTGGCCAGCACCGACGAGAAACTGGACATCGCCCGCACCCTGGGCGCGGACGTCACGATCCTGCAGGACGACCCGGACCGCGTGAAGAAAGTCCGCGACGCAGCGGGCGGCAAAGGTGTGCCCCTGATCCTGGAGGTCGTGGGCGGCAAACGCTTCCAGGAGAGCCTCGACATGGCCGCCAGCCGCGGCCGGATCATCGTGATCGGCAACGCCAGCCGCGAACAGGCGAACCTGCGCCCCGTGGAGCTCATGAAACGCAACCTGACCGTCACGGGCCTGTGGCTGACCAGCCTCATGAGCGACGCGCCCGCCACCCAGGAAGCCGCCCGCGCCCTGGCCGACCTGGTCGGCAGTGGCAAGGTCGTCCCGCAGGTCGGCCCCACCTACGCCCTGGATCAGAGCGTGCAGGCCTTTACGGACCTCCTGAACCGCCGCACGACCGGCAAGGTCATCATCGAACCCGGCCGCTGA